AGGTCGGTACCGTGACTATGACAACAGTAAATAAGGAGCAATTAATGTCACAGTCATCTCACTTAGGAAGTAATAGTGTAGATGGGGCAACTTACACATCTACAGAGGGTAGTAGCATTGGCAGTCAGTCAGCAATAATATTTAATCCAAATGTATCTGGTCAGTATACATTAACTGCCACATCAAATGCAGTAATAAGTAATGGCTCTAATGATTTTGGAAGTCCTATTTCAACACAAGCAACAAATGCAGGTCCATTCCGATCATACTTTGTCTACAGCACATGTAGATAACAATCAAATCAGTTCAAGCTCAGAGCCAAATTTAAACAGTGGATTTCAGCAAACTTCAAGTACTTCTAGTTTTGGAAGTGGATCACAAAACAGTGGAAGCTATTCATCTAATTTGGGTCAAAGTTCTTCTTTAAGTTCCAGTCTACATGGAAGTCAGAGTTCTAGTTACAGTGAAAACAATTTAAGCAATTCTCAGATTCAAAGTACAAACACAGGACAGCTTGCTGGGTCAGGGTTGTCAGGACATAATCATCAGTCTCAAAGTAATGAGAACCATGGTTCTTCTTCCATTAGCAGTTCAGGAATGGTCTCAGATTTAAGTTCAAGTACATCTGGAACTCATAGCTCTGGCTACATTGAAAGCAGTATGGGCAACTCTCAACTACAGGGGTTTTCAAACAATAAAGAGCACCAATTAATAGTAGGAACGTCAGGAAGTACGCATCAGGCTAGTGGTTCTGGACCAGCAATAGGAAGCTCAGGCCATTTTACTGAATCACATAGCGGTGAAAACCACGGATCTCTTTCCAGTAGTAGTAGCTTGGGACAAAATTCAGCCTCAAGCTCAAGTACATTTATTGCTGCGGGCAGCAGCTACAATGGAAACGAATTGCAGGGGTCTGCAAGCAATAATCAAGAGCATATAGGAACAGGGATATCCGGGAGTACGTTTCAGTTTAGTGGTTCAGAATTAATGACAGGAGGCAGTGGTCATTTTACTGgagtacaaaatcaaaattcaaacactGGTATGACAGGCACCACAAATTTGTTTTCTTCTGGAACTATGCCTAGTTATAACCAATACACTGGTTCAATGTCTTCGGGTCAGGGAGTAAGTGGTAACCAAGCTGTCCAACTAACAAGTAATGGAGCCAACCAACAAGGAGCCCAAGGACATTTGTCAGCATCATATAGTTCTGGAACCATAGGGACAGGTCAGATTTCTAGTATAACTACTTCAGGAGCTTCTGGCTCATCACAAAACAGTCAGTCAGGCTTCACAGGTGGAATGACTTTTGGTAATGTAGACCAGGCAAGTGCTTCAGCTGCTACAGGTGGTTATGGTATAAATCAAGAACAAAACAACCTTGTTAGTTCAACTAATTATGGAAATGTAGGTGTACTAACATCAACAGGTTCGCTGTCTTCAACCAGCAATGGTCAGTTAGCTACGTCCTCCAGCTCTCAGAATACAGGAAATCTcttcacttctagttcaaacaATTTCAACCAGTATGGTTCAACGTCAGGAGGAGGTACTCAGATAGGTATCTCAGAAAGCAGTGGTAACCATGGAACATCTATCACACCATCAGGAAACACAGGGATTACTTCAACATTTAGTGGTCAAGGGCAGATATCTGGAAATATAGCAACCAATGTCAATAAGGAAATATCTGGTTCAATTCAAACTTCTGTTTTCAGACATCCTGATCATCATATTATACAATATTCCATTGTGCCTCAGAGTGACACACAGAACATGGGGTATTCAGCTGTAGAAGGTTATGGGAGTGCAACTCTACACCCCGGAAATAACTTCAACTCTCATCTTGTCACTGACAAGAACGGTTTTCATTATCAGTATGTGAATACTGGGGGAACAAATCCAGGAGAAAAAGTATACAGTTATAACACATCACCAGTCACCAATCAAGTAACTCCAAGTGGAATTCCTCCACAACCAACAGATCCTGCTTCTGGGCAGGCCTCCCTATCAGGAGAATCTCAGGGTTATCAAGGAATAAATGGAGCTCTACAAACCAACTTTCAACATTCTAGTGGTGGAAATTTTGAGAGtggttttaaaaaaccatttaaaggAAACTTTGGTATTTTGGGAAATCATCGCCATAAACTGAATGCAGGACTTTCTGGCAGTATAACTGGTCATTTAGGAGGTGCGGGAAATCTACAAGGATTCTTAGGTGGAAACAGGGTTGGTGGAATAATAAATGGAGGAGGAAATACTGGAGGTGGAATCAGAGGAGAGCATGGTATCAGTGCAGGATTTCAAGGTGGGATAAATGCCGAACATGTTAATGAAGGCCAATTTCAGGGAACATTTTTAGGAAATCCATCATTAAACGGGCAATACCAGTCTACCACAGGGCTAACTGGGGGAATCAAAGGAAACTTCCAGAAGTATCATACATTATCTGGGTCATTCCAAGGAAATTCTGCGACAAGAGCACCACAAAATTAACTCATATTCttttcaaaagtaataataattaaataaaacaatgaaaccaaaatacaagaaaattgcattatttatgtTGATTTTGATTTCaaagctaataataaaataataataaataataatatttcatattggGTTGACTACTATTAGTAAATGACTatcaatttaaactattattgtaaatagcTCATATTTTATCCTCAAAAAGATCTGTAAAATCAGTAGAATCATATGTTATTAGTATTGaagtacagtttaaaaaataatatacatacatgtacTTATTACTATGTATCTTGTTACTTAAATCATtcttagatattattatttatcatattataaattaaacagttcTCAGAATATGAGAATCAATGTCTTGTAGAACCAAATCACTatcaaaatgtgttattttatttaagtaccaATCAAAAAATGGCTTTGTTAATAAATACGATGTCTACATTTATTCCATAGAAATAACTAAATTCCATAGTAGAACTGCTCCATTATTAAACCAGTTATAATAACTCTGTGTGATTAGAACCACATTCTAAGTCATGGATGAATGTAGGGAGTCCATTTTGGGAGTGCAAGTGAAAAGGAGGAGGTAGTCCTAAAATTTTGGAATATATCTTAGATCAAAAGGGCTTCAGAAGATCTTCAccataagaatattttaattacttccattttgttttctttttaaattactatttaatttttgggATAACAATTCACTTATGTTCTTCCTGAAGTACATTCATCTATTggataaaaacctaaaataaaataacctgtATTAGCATGTAAGAACTACAGACCCTTTTTTCTAGAGAACACAATTTGTAGTCTCCAAGCTTTTCTCCATTATCTCAAAACTTTAGTGATACATTTCTTATTTCTTGAATTGATACAACTTGTAGTACAGTAAcctaaataacacattttttaatagagAATATTTTGCATGCATTGTTTTCTTCCAACTCCGGGTCTCCGGGTTTCTTGCAAGTCCAACCATATATTTAATGTTGCTAGTAAAGAAGTCTACTGTCTCTTGTTGGTTTTTAGTGCAATCAAACAATAACTGCAGAAGttgaggattttaaaattttaataatacaagtgtaaaagttgaataaaataattttttatgtaaactactagatataagtaattattttgtacatttaagtCTGTgccattttattgtattaaattaatatatcatattgattaaatattttttattttttaaacatgccattttttaatttatcccatttatatttaactatgaaTTTTACTGTGAATTTACTTTATATCTAATCAGGTAAAAGAATAAatggtaaaattatatacattttaaataaattattttttatatacattttataaattatataaaataactttaatatttttttttatattgtatgaataaaaattttacatttaaaatcgcATATGGTtactcaatttgtttataatgtaatgcattctgttattttcttgttgccataatGATGACacataacaatgtaaaaatatttgctaatgcacagccaaatcctatgaagtTGAACCCAGGTTGcctatatacaaatgaagcttcatgcaaaatttcaagtctcctGGTCTGtccgttttcaagatatcgtgcggatagacagaTGGAGAGAAATGCAGTTTTTTCagccctcgagtgataggctttgctaactcTTAACCAATGATTAAATCAGAAGAAATAAAGCGttaaaaagaaacaacaaaattaaacatttaattttgaaataaatcattacaaaaattaagtaaaatatttattaagtaatgtttataaactgagtttatttttaatccaaaatacTATAACAGCTGTGTTGTTTACGCCTGAAGTAACAATATATTCCAAGAATTGCACAGAACAACAAGAGGAAATACACAATTATATACACTGAATAACTTCTGTCCATGCGAAGGTGTGTGGCTTCCCCATACAGGGACTGGAAGATGTTGTCCCAAAATGCCAACCTA
This genomic stretch from Homalodisca vitripennis isolate AUS2020 chromosome 6, UT_GWSS_2.1, whole genome shotgun sequence harbors:
- the LOC124365609 gene encoding uncharacterized transmembrane protein DDB_G0289901-like translates to MSSGQGVSGNQAVQLTSNGANQQGAQGHLSASYSSGTIGTGQISSITTSGASGSSQNSQSGFTGGMTFGNVDQASASAATGGYGINQEQNNLVSSTNYGNVGVLTSTGSLSSTSNGQLATSSSSQNTGNLFTSSSNNFNQYGSTSGGGTQIGISESSGNHGTSITPSGNTGITSTFSGQGQISGNIATNVNKEISGSIQTSVFRHPDHHIIQYSIVPQSDTQNMGYSAVEGYGSATLHPGNNFNSHLVTDKNGFHYQYVNTGGTNPGEKVYSYNTSPVTNQVTPSGIPPQPTDPASGQASLSGESQGYQGINGALQTNFQHSSGGNFESGFKKPFKGNFGILGNHRHKLNAGLSGSITGHLGGAGNLQGFLGGNRVGGIINGGGNTGGGIRGEHGISAGFQGGINAEHVNEGQFQGTFLGNPSLNGQYQSTTGLTGGIKGNFQKYHTLSGSFQGNSATRAPQN